The following coding sequences are from one Heterodontus francisci isolate sHetFra1 unplaced genomic scaffold, sHetFra1.hap1 HAP1_SCAFFOLD_534, whole genome shotgun sequence window:
- the LOC137363943 gene encoding probable G-protein coupled receptor 139: MAIMILSRGKCGLSKCITCYLVAMAVADLLVVLTSVLLNRIIAAYFPVSFLSITPVCALKTSLVYAAKDSSVWLTVAFTFDRYVAICWGKKLKHKYCTKQTARGVVGTVLALSCLRNIPWYFSLEPLYISNNIPWYCNFKSIFYTTPPWITFSYLSHILTPLVPLILIVLLNALTVRSIVLANRTRRALRGKQYGEDENDLEIQKRRKSIILLLTLSGNFVTLWMTFTVHYLYFRITNSYSYTGYNDPLYILQEAGYMLLLLSCCTNTFIYAVIQKNFREDFRHSLNYPFRFVKLVKW; the protein is encoded by the coding sequence ATGGCGATTATGATTCTATCCCGAgggaagtgtggtctctccaaatgcatcacttgcTACCTGGTGGCGATGGCTGTGGCGGATCTACTAGTCGTTCTCACTAGTGTTTTGTTGAATCGAATAATCGCTGCTTATTTCCcagtcagttttctgtccattacccCAGTGTGTGCTCTGAAAACGTCACTGGTTTATGCTGCCAAAGACAGTTCAGTCTGGTTaacggtcgctttcacctttgatcgatatgtGGCGATTTGCTGGGGGAAGAAGCTGAAACACAAATATTGCACCAAACAAACGGCACGTGGCGTTGTGGGAACGGTGCTTGCACTGAGCTGTTTACGAAATATTCCTTGGTACTTTTCATTGGAACCTCTGTATATCAGTAACAATATACCCTGGTACTGCAACTTCAAATCTATCTTTTACACAACGCCTCCATGGATAACATTTTCGTACCTTTCCCATATTTTAACCCCACTTGTACCCTTAATTTTAATTGTATTGCTGAATGCACTGACTGTGAGATCTATTGTTCTGGCCAATAGAACCCGTAGGGCTCTCCGTGGCAAGCAATATGGTGAAGATGAGAATGACCTTGAGATACAAAAACGAAGAAAATCCATAATCTTACTTCTAACTTTATCAGGAAATTTTGTTACCTTGTGGATGACGTTTACTGTACATTACTTATATTTCCGAATTACAAACTCTTACAGTTACACAGGATACAATGACCCTCTCTATATCCTTCAAGAAGCCGGGTACATGCTTCTCcttttgagttgctgcacaaacaccttTATTTATGCAGTGATCCAGAAGAATTTCAGAGAAGATTTCAGACATTCATTGAACTATCCGTTTAGATTTGTTAAACTGGTTAAATGGTAG